The proteins below come from a single Minwuia thermotolerans genomic window:
- a CDS encoding GcvT family protein — translation MKSHARAVVIGGGVVGVSTLYHLAKKGWSDVVLLERNELTSGSTWHAAGLLPLFNMSYSVGQIHKYSVKLYGELEAETGQDVGLRRVGNVRLAQTRERWDEYMQYAGVAETIGVHVEQMTPEDVKQIWPLCHTDDLVGAIRHPDDGYVQPADLTQALATGARRLGATIHRQTRVTAIERTAAGEWKVTTDKGEIACEHLITATGNFVQQTARMLGLRIPVIPVEHQYIVTDAHPDILKRREQGLPEMGVLRDSDASWYMREERGGLLLGPYEVGAPACYVNGPADDAEFELFQEDLDRLVPHIESAIHRVPAFGEVGVKQVYNGAICYTPDGSPIIGPAWDLPNLWFNEGHSFGITAAGGAGWQLAEWIVEGEPTIDMLGVDPRRFGDYATRSYLVKKNEEAYANVFTIHYPDEEREAGRPLRTAPCYDRLKNLGAVFGQKFGWERANWFAPEGVEPKDDWSFRRSAWFEHARNEALNVADNVGLLDMSAFAKCRVSGPGALDFLRWMLANRIPSKGRIGLCHSLTARGGVHSEFTVIREAKDSFYLVSAGAYQRLDHDWLRKHMPADGSVQFQDLTNAMGVLVVAGPKARDLLQRVSDADFSNAAFPWLTAQWIDVGLAPAFAARVNFVGELGWELHHPIEYQNHIFDALWAAGQDLGLKPFGIRAMDMLRIEKSYRMVGTEMSIEYAAYESGLERFVHPNKGDFLGRDALVAWQQRGFANAFVTLEVHDVDGADALGNNPIYRDGRLAGRATSGNFGPRTGKSLALAMISPDLAVEGAELEMKILDRMHRVTVVGESPWDPENERLRA, via the coding sequence ATGAAATCTCATGCGCGGGCCGTGGTCATCGGCGGGGGCGTCGTCGGCGTCTCCACCCTCTATCACCTGGCGAAGAAGGGCTGGTCGGACGTGGTGCTGCTGGAGCGCAACGAGCTGACCTCCGGCTCGACCTGGCACGCCGCCGGGCTGCTGCCGCTGTTCAACATGTCCTACTCGGTCGGCCAGATTCACAAGTATTCGGTCAAGCTCTACGGCGAGCTGGAGGCCGAGACCGGCCAGGACGTCGGCCTGCGGCGCGTCGGCAATGTACGGCTGGCCCAGACCCGCGAGCGCTGGGACGAGTACATGCAGTATGCCGGCGTCGCCGAGACCATCGGCGTGCATGTCGAACAGATGACGCCGGAAGACGTGAAGCAGATCTGGCCCCTGTGCCACACCGACGACCTCGTCGGCGCCATCCGCCACCCCGATGACGGCTATGTCCAGCCCGCCGACCTGACACAGGCGCTGGCGACCGGCGCGCGCCGGCTCGGCGCCACGATCCACCGCCAGACCCGCGTCACCGCCATCGAGCGCACCGCCGCCGGCGAATGGAAGGTGACGACCGACAAGGGCGAGATCGCCTGCGAGCACCTGATCACCGCGACCGGCAATTTCGTGCAGCAGACCGCGCGCATGCTGGGCCTGAGAATCCCCGTGATTCCGGTCGAGCACCAGTACATCGTCACCGACGCCCACCCCGACATCCTGAAGCGCCGGGAGCAGGGCCTGCCGGAAATGGGCGTACTGCGCGATTCGGACGCCTCCTGGTACATGCGCGAGGAGCGCGGCGGCCTGTTGCTGGGTCCTTATGAGGTCGGCGCGCCGGCCTGCTATGTGAACGGTCCCGCCGACGACGCCGAATTCGAACTGTTCCAGGAGGATCTGGACCGTCTGGTGCCGCATATCGAAAGCGCCATCCACCGCGTGCCGGCCTTCGGCGAGGTCGGCGTCAAGCAGGTCTACAACGGCGCCATCTGCTACACGCCCGACGGCAGCCCGATCATCGGCCCTGCCTGGGACCTGCCCAATCTCTGGTTCAACGAGGGCCACAGCTTCGGCATCACCGCCGCCGGCGGGGCGGGCTGGCAGCTCGCCGAGTGGATCGTCGAAGGCGAGCCGACGATCGACATGCTGGGCGTCGATCCCCGGCGCTTCGGCGACTACGCCACCCGTTCCTACCTGGTGAAGAAGAACGAGGAGGCCTACGCGAACGTCTTCACCATCCACTACCCGGACGAGGAGCGCGAAGCGGGACGGCCGCTGCGGACCGCGCCCTGCTACGATCGGCTGAAGAACCTGGGCGCCGTGTTCGGCCAGAAGTTCGGCTGGGAGCGCGCCAACTGGTTCGCGCCCGAAGGCGTGGAGCCGAAGGACGACTGGTCGTTCCGCCGCTCCGCCTGGTTCGAGCACGCCAGGAACGAGGCGCTGAACGTCGCGGACAATGTCGGCCTTCTCGACATGTCGGCCTTCGCCAAGTGCCGCGTCTCCGGCCCCGGCGCGCTGGACTTCCTGCGCTGGATGCTGGCCAACCGCATCCCCTCGAAAGGACGCATCGGCCTCTGCCACAGCCTGACGGCGCGGGGCGGCGTGCATTCCGAATTCACCGTCATCCGGGAGGCGAAGGACAGCTTCTACCTGGTCTCGGCCGGCGCCTATCAGCGTCTCGACCATGACTGGCTGCGCAAGCACATGCCGGCTGACGGCTCGGTGCAGTTCCAGGACCTGACCAATGCCATGGGCGTGCTGGTTGTCGCCGGTCCGAAGGCCCGCGACCTGTTGCAACGGGTTTCCGACGCCGATTTCTCCAACGCGGCCTTTCCCTGGCTGACGGCGCAGTGGATCGACGTCGGCCTGGCGCCGGCCTTCGCCGCTCGCGTGAATTTCGTCGGCGAGCTGGGCTGGGAACTGCACCACCCGATCGAATACCAGAACCATATCTTCGACGCGCTCTGGGCCGCCGGGCAGGACCTCGGGCTGAAGCCCTTCGGCATCCGCGCCATGGACATGCTCCGCATCGAGAAGTCCTACCGCATGGTGGGGACGGAAATGTCGATCGAGTATGCCGCCTACGAGAGCGGGCTGGAACGCTTCGTGCATCCGAACAAGGGTGACTTCCTGGGCCGCGACGCCCTGGTGGCGTGGCAGCAGCGGGGCTTCGCCAACGCCTTCGTCACGCTGGAAGTGCACGACGTCGACGGCGCCGACGCGCTGGGCAACAACCCCATCTACCGGGACGGCCGGCTGGCCGGCCGCGCCACCTCGGGCAATTTCGGGCCGCGCACGGGCAAGTCGCTGGCGCTCGCCATGATCTCGCCCGATCTGGCGGTGGAAGGCGCGGAACTGGAAATGAAGATCCTCGACCGCATGCACCGCGTCACGGTGGTGGGCGAGAGCCCCTGGGACCCCGAGAACGAACGCCTCAGGGCGTGA